The following DNA comes from Candidatus Nitrosotalea okcheonensis.
ATGCCGTTACCAGGCAAGTTTACCGTTTGGGTATCAACTCCATTCTGCGCAACAGCGTCATTCTTTGACCACAATACATTTTGATCTTTGTCAAGTAATTGAACATCATAATGTACATCACCTGCTACTTGTTGCTCTGTAAATGAATCATAGAAGCTAATATTCAAATTATTTTGCGAGTCTGCTGATAGGCTTGTGGGATTCCAACCAAGTTTTATGTGCCAACCTCCAAAGTCTGTCAACAATGAAGCAGATGATTTTACGTTTGGTGCTTCTGGTGCTACCTTAAATTCGATGTTGCTAGTTCCACTTGGGATAGTTTTTGCCATGTTTATCAGATCAAATTTGTTAAGGAATAGGTGGACTATCATGTAATCTCCAATCGTATATGGATCAACAATTATTCTTCTTCCAGTAAGACCAAATCCTTCAGCACTTGCAGCATATGTCGGAGTATTAGAAAATGCAGTAAGTGATTTTGGAACTCTCAGTTCTTCATGTATGAATATGGGCCTGTCTTGGAATCTACTTACATCCCAATCAAATGGCATACTCCAGGAAAATTGTTTTGTTGATTCATCAAAATTAAAATTCGATGTCTTGTCATAGTATGAAATTAGTGTAGTATTATACGAGTTATTTTGATATGTAACATTTTGTGTAGATACATCTCCAACACTGAGATAGGAGTCAAATTTTGGTGGATTTGATGAATCAACAAGTGTGTTAGCATAATCAAGGGCTAGAACCTCCATATGAAAATGATAAAGTCCACCCTCTGTCAATATTGGTGCTATAACATTGACTTGATCATTTTGTGATGTCCATCCACCCAATACTGGGTCATGATCGCCTTGTACTGTCCAGTGACCCACCGAACCCCCAGGTTCTAGTTTTATTGTAAGATACCCCGAGTGAGTGTAAAACAAGTCATTCATCAATAGTTTATCCCCTTTTGTTGCGTTGATAAAAAATGAAACATTGTTTATTGTAGTATTGGTATTTGCATCAAAAAATCTGAATTGTATGTACTTGTCACCGGAATTAGTAGAGGTTATGATAGGAGGATTAACTTTGATGAAAAGTGTAATGATCCTATTTCCAATGTTTGCCTGTACATTTTCTTGAGTAAAACCGTCTCCATATGCTTTTTGAGGAATAAATGGAACTGAAGATGATAAGATTATCAAGCCAAAAACAAGCGATAATATGCCCTTGATATAAAATTGCATCAGTTAAAAAATGACTTGCAATCTATTTAATTCTTAGGTATCAAAGGTGTTTAACATAAAATTATTAACGAGATAAGATAAAATTATAAAATGAAAAGATGGTCGAAGATATCATCTGTTTTTGCAATATTGACCATTATATTGGTTCTATATTTTGTATCAAGTTCAGGAATTTATCATTCAAGAGATGTAGCATTTGCACAGAATTCGTCACTTACAATAATTTCACTCTCAAGTGACAACAAGCTGATTAGTGGAGGTCAATTCGTAATATCGCCCAATCCATTTACTGGGACAGGAAATTACACAATCAAAGATAATTCTCCTGACGATACTGCGAAGGACAAGAATGGTGTAATCATTTTGTCAGGAATAACAAATGGGAATTATAGTATAATTCAGACTAACATTACACCAGGATATAGTGTTGACCAAATTCAAAAACTAGTTCAGGTGAATAATTCATCAGGTGTTGTTACTTTTACTGATCTTCCTGCCAATAATGCCACCATATCTTCATCACCTACAAGAAGTGTTACCTACACAACCAAGTTTGAATGTGGATCGATATTTGCAGGAGAGGGACCATTAAGACCGGGTCATTATGACACAGATATCAGTTTATTTAACAAACAGAGATTCCAGATCCAAGCTCTTTGGAATTCTGTACCGACCAATGGGCCAAGTTCAAATGCTATTTTACTGAAGATGGATTCTGAGACATCAAAGAGTATAACTTGCCAAGATATTAGAGCCACACTTGGAAACAATAATGAAAATTTCATCGAGGGGTTTACTATCATCAATGTTCCATTGGATTCAACATTTGGTAGTGGGATAACAATGACAAGTCCATCTTCAAATAATATCAACATATTAGATGTTCAGGCATTTTATACTGCAAATGCATTGGATATTCTTCCTCATGAAGTAATTATAGATAAAATTTCATTTTACATAATACAAGATGGTAGTGGAAAGATTCCAGCTAACATGATGCAAAAAACCCTTGACATTTCTATACCATCTGGCCTAAATCAAATATCAGATACTGAAAAGAAAGTGAAGGATGTTCTTGCTAAACAGTATACTCTTTCTGATGATGACTTGTCAAAAATTGTGATCAGGATAAAGGATGTGTCAGTTGGAGTTGGAGTCTTGATAGATGACCATGCTATATCATTGTCTACAGTTAAACCAGAATTAGACTCTTAAGAAAAATAATAAAAAAAGAAAGTTAGAGTTTAGAATTTTGGAATTCCTCTAGTCTTTGCAGCAAATACTACCATGCTCATTACAGCAATTGCAAGAACTATTGATGCTACTGGGCCAAATTCTGGTACAGCTGCATTTCCTGTAGTTGTGCTGTTGCTTGGTGTAGTAGTTGTGGTACTAGCTGCTCCTACAATTACTTGACCTGTCATCCAAGGATGAACAGTGCAAAAGTAATCATATGTGCCTGCATTTGCAAAAGTAAATTGGAATGTACTGCCTGGTTTGATTAAATTACCGCTATCAAACACAGTTCCAGTTGTATTATCTGATGGTTGACCGCTTGTCACATAGTGACTTACAGTGTCAGTATTTTTCCAAGTTACTGTTGTTCCTGGTGTAACATTCAGAGGATTTGGAGAAAAACAATTCTTTGCAGCTACACAACCCGCTGTTGCGGCAGCGCCTGCACCTTTTGCCATATCAATTTCATTTGCTGTTTGTCCAAATGCTGGTGCTACACCTAAGATAGCAACTAGAGCCAAAAGACCAAATAGTGCGCCAAATGGTTTTGACTTCATTATTCTGAATGATATAGAGCTACTATAAAAATCTCTCAGATAGTTATCTATTACATACTAAAATTTGCTTTCAATATAATTAGACAACTAACTATGGTGATCATTTGGACATGAGATCGCTACATAAATCAAACAAAAAAAATGTAGGTTAAGATTAGAATTTTGGAATTCCTCTAGTCTTTGCAGCAAATACTACCATGCTCATTACAGCAATTGCAAGAACTATTGATGCTACTGGGCCAAATTCTGGTACAACATGTGTGAAGCTTAACACTTCACCCTTAACACCTGTCCAAGTAGTTGGATCTGCAGTAGGCAACCCAATACCGTTGAGTGTTACCTGTATGTCTACTGGATCGGTAGATGAAAGATTTGTACTAGTGGTTTGGGTGTCATCACCTGTATGTGTATGCCCTGCGGAATTTGAAAGTATATTATTTCCATCCTGTGTTACAGCAATTGCATAGTTCTGGTGGTGTATTTTATTTCCATTTGCATCTGTGAATGATATTGCTAATGACAATGGTTGTCCACTGACTGGACCGCTAGTGCTTATAGTAACTATAGTACCATCAGAAGCTTTAGCAGTTAACATTGCCATTCCGCCCATATTTCCACCCGATGTTCCTGTGTTGTTATTACTTGGTGAGGTACTAGCTGCTCCTACAATTACTTGACCTGTCATCCAAGGATGAACAGTGCAAAAGTAATCATATGTGCCTGCATTTGCAAAAGTAAATTGGAATGTACTGCCTGGTTTGATTAAATTACCGCTATCAAACACAGTTCCAGTTGTATTATCTGATGGTTGACCGCTTGTCACATAGTGACTTACAGTGTCAGTATTTTTCCAAGTTACTGTTGTTCCTGGTGTAACATTCAGAGGATTTGGAGAAAAACAATTCTTTGCAGCTACACAACCCGCTGTTGCGGCAGCGCCTGCACCTTTTGCCATATCAATTTCATTTGCTGTTTGTCCAAATGCTGGTGCTACACCTAAGATAGCAACTAGAGCCAAAAGACCAAATAGTGCGCCAAATGGTTTTGACTTCATTATTCTGAGATCATGCTCATGATATAAAAACATGTTTTAGATTAGCAATGTTACCTCAGAATATTTTTCTTGATAAGAATAAAAAATCAATTTACTGTAGACAGGTTATTTTCATTGAATGTCTTTGTGGAAAATACACCAACATGTTTTGCTAACAATGTACCTACAAACATTGCAACCATTAGCATAACTATAGTTCCTGCCGGAGCCAAATTGAAATAATATGATATGGTGATGCCTGCAATTACTGCGGAAACGGATAAGGAGATAGAAATCATCATTGTTTTTTTGAATCCTTTACCCATCATTATACTTGTTATGTTTGGTAATACTATTAATGCAGATATCAACAAAATTCCAACCAGTCTCATTGTTGCAATTACGGTGACTGCTGCCAAGGCCACAAAGAGATAGTTTAGTTTTTCAACCGGTATTCCATGTACTTTTGCTTGTTCCTCATCAAATGTGAAATGTATCATTGGTTTTCTAATTGCAATTAATGTTGCAATGACTCCGCAACTTACTGTCACAATTAACAGTGTATCTTGCATACTTGTCAACAGTATACTTCCAAAGAGAAAACTGAAAAGATCAATAGTAAAACCATGAGATGCGCTAATTAGTAATACTCCCATTGCAAAACCAGATGATAACAATACTGCAATAGCAGCATCTCCCGATATTTTTGTACTCTTTCTTAGTTTTGTGATGCCCAGAGCAGTTGAAACAGAAACAACAAATGCAGTCCAAATAGGATACACATTGAGAAAGAATCCAAGAGCTATGCCACCAAATGCTACATGTGATAGCGCATCCCCAAAAAGAGAATATCTTTTCAAAACCAAGAACAAACCTATCATAGAACAAGTGATTGAAACTGCTATGCCAGTAAGTAGAGCTCGTTGCATAAAACCATAGGATAGGATATCAAGATTCATGAAAATCACATATCATGTTTATGCATATGCAGTTGCATAGCTGATTCGGAATATGTTTTGAGCATGTCCTTGTTTGCAAAAAATTCTTCTTTTTCACCATGGAAGAATAATTCTCTATTCATGCATGCTACTCTAGTTGCAAGATCTGAAATTGCAGTAAGATCATGTGAAGACCACACTATGGTTATTTTGTTTTCCTTGTTTATTTTTCTAAGTACTGAATAGAATTTGTTTTGCACGTCCATATCTACTCCAGTCACCGGTTCATCCAATATCATCAACGCTGGTTCTTTGACAAGAGATTTTGCAATAAAGGCGCGCTGTTGTTCTCCTCCGGATAATTCACTGATTCTTCTGTTCTTGAATGATTCCAATCCAACAATTTTTAGCGCATCTTCAATTTTTTCATGGTCTTTGCTAGATGTTGGGAATATTCTGTTCCAAGAACACCCACAACCCTGTATCAACGCAACACCTTTCATTAACCTCTTTTTTGATAGAATTCCCATTGCAACTACATCATAAACAGTTGCAGGAAAGTTAGGTTCAAAATTTACTTTTTGTGGCACATATCCTACCATTGAAAGTAATGTGGTGTATTGACTCCCTTCATATCCAAATAACTTGATTTTTCCTTGATAGTTTTGTAATCCAAGAATTGCCCTGAATAATGTAGTTTTACCAGCCCCATTTGGTCCAACAATTCCTAAGAGGTCTCCTTCCTGAACACTAAAACTGATTTTATTTACTGCCAAAGTTCCGTTATGGCTTACTGAGACATTCTCTACGTCTAATGCATTTACTGACATTCTAAAGCCGTTCTCAAATTATGTAGATTCTGATACCACTTATCTAGGTATGTCTTCCCCTCTTGTTGATCAGTTTGATTAATGCCTTCAAGAGGACTCAGTATCAAGACTTGGGCACCCACTTCACTTGCTAGTGTATTGGCAAGTCTTGGATCTACCAAATCCTCTGAAAATATCACCTTGACATCCTTATCTTTCATAATCTGAATTATTCTCAGAATATCTTGTGGAGGTACATCTACTTCTGGTGCCATTCCGCTTATCCATACATCATGTATACCATATCTGTTTGAAAAATAATTAAAGGCATTATGAAATGATACAAAAGTATCTTTTTTGCAGTGTGACAGTCCAGTTTTTATATTGTTATCTAATGCAGCCAATTTTGCAATATACATATTTGCATTATTTTCATAATACTGAGCATTTGTAGGATCTGCTTTTTGCATTGCATTCTTGATATTTGTTACTTCCTGCTCTGCAAATATTGGATCATTCCATACATGTGGATCCATTCCTCCCTGTGCTAAAATTTCCTTATCATTTTCTGCAGAATCTGCTTTTAGTAAAGGAATGCCATCAGTAGCCTTTACAAATGTCATGTTCTGAAATTCTCCCGAGTCCATGAATTTGGAAATATACGCTTCCATACCAGCCCCATTGTAAATGAAAAGTTTTGTTCCTTTTAGCTCCTCAATCTGTTGTATACTAGGTTCCCATTCATGCGGTTCTTCTCCAATCGGTAGAAAGCTATACACATAAGTTTTGTTACCTCCCACATTTCTTGCAAATTCATAGAGTGGGAAAAAAGATGTAGCCACTTTGAGTTTATTATCAGATACATTTTGTGTTGAGACTTGTTGCGACTTGGGAAGATTTTCATTTGTAGATATAGTAAAAATCATTATTGCTGCAATGATCACGCTTCCAATTATTACTGCCTTGAGTTTATTCAACGCAACTTTATTCATAAGTTATTAATAAATTTATAAAATCTTAATAATTATTACTGTTAAACTTATAAGATAGTTAATAACAATCATACCATGCCAATAGTTTCAATATCCCTAAATGATGAGATCCTATCAGAGTTAGACAGGATACAGAAAACAATGGGGTTTTCTGGCAGGTCTGAAATTATTCGCGCTGGCATAAGGAATTTAGTGGCTGAAGAAAAGCAACATAGCATACTGTCTGGACTAATCCATGCTATCCTCATGATTATCCATGATGAAGAATCAGAGCAGATCGTAACAGGAATCAAACACAATCATGAAGATTTAATCGGCACTCATCTCCATAGTAAAGTAGACGGTAACAAATGCATGGAACTTTTCTTATTGCACGGAGATGCTGAAAAGATTAGTATTATGACACGAGACTTTCAGACAAACAAGAAAATGGATAATGTTAAGCTAGTTACCATGTAAAAATTTATTTTCTTATGCTACTCCGTTTTCGTTTAGAATTAGTGCAAGAAGTGCTGCACGTGTATCTTTTCCATATTGTGCTTGCTTAAAGTATTTTGCTTGTTTTGCAGAATCAATCTCGTGTGATATTTCATCAAGACGCGGTAGAGGATGCATTATGATGGCGTCATCTTTTAGTTTCTTGACTAGTTCAGGATCCATTTTATAGCTACCTCTGACTTTTACATACTCTTCAATGTCGGCAAATCTTTCTTTTTGTATTCTTGTTATATATATCACATCGAGATCATCAAGATTTTCTTCCAGATCACTGGTTTCAGTGTATTGTAATTTTTTTCTTATCTCATATGTTGAATCAGATCGGATTTTCAGCGACTGTGGAGATATTAGTTTTACATCAACATTGTAATTGCTTAGTGCGTACAACAGGGAATAGACAGTTCTGCCGTATTTTAGGTCACCAATAATTCCTATCTTAAGACCATCAATTCTCTTTTTTTCTTTTCTAATAGTATAGAGATCAAGTATTGCCTGTGTTGGGTGTTCTTCCGTACCACTTCCTGCATTAATCAGCGGTTTTTCTGATATTTCCGCTGCAAATCTGCTAGAACCATCAAGCTGGTGCCTGAGAACAAGAACATCAGAATACAAGGACATGATTTTTACAGTATCAGCAAGACTCTCGCCTTTTTTTGCAGATGAGGAAGAGGCATCAGCTATTCCAAGAGACGTCCCACCTATTGATGCCATGGCTGCCTCAAAGCTTAATCTAGTTCTGGTACTAGGTTCAAAAAACAAGTACCCAAGGGTCTTTCCACGCACTATTTCCCTTCTTTCACTTTGATTCATCTCAATTATTTTGTCAGTTGCTTGGAAAACGGTTTCAAACTTTTGTTTATCAAAATCTCTCACTGAGACAATATCTTTTTGAAAAAAAGAATTGCTCATTAGTAATTCACTATTATATATGAGTAGTATACAAACTATTCCAATGTCCGAGTCAGATCTTATCGTAAGAAGAATCAAAAATGGAACTGTCATTGATCATATAGAAGCTGGAAAAGGTTTGAAGGTACTAAATGCACTAGGCATAGACGGTAGAGATGGAAACGTGATTACAATTGCACTTAATGTTCCAAGCTCTAAAGTTGCAAAAAAAGATATCATAAAAGTAGAGAATAAATTTTTGCAGGACAAGGATACAAATAAACTCGCTCTAATTGCTCCAAAGGCAACAGTAAACATAA
Coding sequences within:
- a CDS encoding CopG family ribbon-helix-helix protein, which produces MPIVSISLNDEILSELDRIQKTMGFSGRSEIIRAGIRNLVAEEKQHSILSGLIHAILMIIHDEESEQIVTGIKHNHEDLIGTHLHSKVDGNKCMELFLLHGDAEKISIMTRDFQTNKKMDNVKLVTM
- a CDS encoding metal ABC transporter permease; translation: MQRALLTGIAVSITCSMIGLFLVLKRYSLFGDALSHVAFGGIALGFFLNVYPIWTAFVVSVSTALGITKLRKSTKISGDAAIAVLLSSGFAMGVLLISASHGFTIDLFSFLFGSILLTSMQDTLLIVTVSCGVIATLIAIRKPMIHFTFDEEQAKVHGIPVEKLNYLFVALAAVTVIATMRLVGILLISALIVLPNITSIMMGKGFKKTMMISISLSVSAVIAGITISYYFNLAPAGTIVMLMVAMFVGTLLAKHVGVFSTKTFNENNLSTVN
- a CDS encoding plastocyanin/azurin family copper-binding protein, whose amino-acid sequence is MKSKPFGALFGLLALVAILGVAPAFGQTANEIDMAKGAGAAATAGCVAAKNCFSPNPLNVTPGTTVTWKNTDTVSHYVTSGQPSDNTTGTVFDSGNLIKPGSTFQFTFANAGTYDYFCTVHPWMTGQVIVGAASTSPSNNNTGTSGGNMGGMAMLTAKASDGTIVTISTSGPVSGQPLSLAISFTDANGNKIHHQNYAIAVTQDGNNILSNSAGHTHTGDDTQTTSTNLSSTDPVDIQVTLNGIGLPTADPTTWTGVKGEVLSFTHVVPEFGPVASIVLAIAVMSMVVFAAKTRGIPKF
- the pyrB gene encoding aspartate carbamoyltransferase — its product is MSNSFFQKDIVSVRDFDKQKFETVFQATDKIIEMNQSERREIVRGKTLGYLFFEPSTRTRLSFEAAMASIGGTSLGIADASSSSAKKGESLADTVKIMSLYSDVLVLRHQLDGSSRFAAEISEKPLINAGSGTEEHPTQAILDLYTIRKEKKRIDGLKIGIIGDLKYGRTVYSLLYALSNYNVDVKLISPQSLKIRSDSTYEIRKKLQYTETSDLEENLDDLDVIYITRIQKERFADIEEYVKVRGSYKMDPELVKKLKDDAIIMHPLPRLDEISHEIDSAKQAKYFKQAQYGKDTRAALLALILNENGVA
- the pyrI gene encoding aspartate carbamoyltransferase regulatory subunit → MSESDLIVRRIKNGTVIDHIEAGKGLKVLNALGIDGRDGNVITIALNVPSSKVAKKDIIKVENKFLQDKDTNKLALIAPKATVNIIQDYKLVEKRRVTLPNQIERIFRCSNPDCITNSDEEIQPIMDVVDKTGLVLRCRYCTRTLDVNELKYY
- a CDS encoding metal ABC transporter ATP-binding protein, coding for MSVNALDVENVSVSHNGTLAVNKISFSVQEGDLLGIVGPNGAGKTTLFRAILGLQNYQGKIKLFGYEGSQYTTLLSMVGYVPQKVNFEPNFPATVYDVVAMGILSKKRLMKGVALIQGCGCSWNRIFPTSSKDHEKIEDALKIVGLESFKNRRISELSGGEQQRAFIAKSLVKEPALMILDEPVTGVDMDVQNKFYSVLRKINKENKITIVWSSHDLTAISDLATRVACMNRELFFHGEKEEFFANKDMLKTYSESAMQLHMHKHDM
- a CDS encoding plastocyanin/azurin family copper-binding protein; the encoded protein is MKSKPFGALFGLLALVAILGVAPAFGQTANEIDMAKGAGAAATAGCVAAKNCFSPNPLNVTPGTTVTWKNTDTVSHYVTSGQPSDNTTGTVFDSGNLIKPGSTFQFTFANAGTYDYFCTVHPWMTGQVIVGAASTTTTTPSNSTTTGNAAVPEFGPVASIVLAIAVMSMVVFAAKTRGIPKF
- a CDS encoding metal ABC transporter solute-binding protein, Zn/Mn family, translated to MNKVALNKLKAVIIGSVIIAAIMIFTISTNENLPKSQQVSTQNVSDNKLKVATSFFPLYEFARNVGGNKTYVYSFLPIGEEPHEWEPSIQQIEELKGTKLFIYNGAGMEAYISKFMDSGEFQNMTFVKATDGIPLLKADSAENDKEILAQGGMDPHVWNDPIFAEQEVTNIKNAMQKADPTNAQYYENNANMYIAKLAALDNNIKTGLSHCKKDTFVSFHNAFNYFSNRYGIHDVWISGMAPEVDVPPQDILRIIQIMKDKDVKVIFSEDLVDPRLANTLASEVGAQVLILSPLEGINQTDQQEGKTYLDKWYQNLHNLRTALECQ